From the genome of Staphylococcus haemolyticus, one region includes:
- a CDS encoding carbamoyl phosphate synthase small subunit has product MLERRYLVLEDGTYYEGYKLGSNDLSVGEIVFNTAMTGYQETISDPSYTGQIITFTYPLIGNYGINRDDFEALTPTLNGVVVKEASTHPSNFRNQKTLHDVLVQYKIPGISGVDTRSITRKIRQHGVLKAGFTDNRDDIDSLINTLKSTELPRDEVETVSTKTPYVSTGSDLSVVLLDFGKKQNIVRELNMRGCNVTVVPYNTTAEEILAMSPDGVMLSNGPGDPDVVEVAIEMIKGILGKIPFFGICLGHQLFALSQGGTSFKMKFGHRGANHPVKDLRSGKVDITSQNHGYAIDKNSLVNTDLEVTHIALNDGTVEGLRHKTLPAFSVQYHPEARPGPSDSNYLFDEFMTMMKEFKEKEQTANA; this is encoded by the coding sequence ATGCTTGAGCGACGTTATCTTGTATTAGAGGATGGGACTTATTATGAAGGGTATAAATTAGGATCTAATGATTTATCTGTGGGAGAAATCGTATTTAACACAGCGATGACTGGATACCAAGAGACGATATCAGACCCTTCATATACTGGTCAAATCATTACATTCACATACCCATTAATCGGTAATTACGGTATCAATAGAGATGACTTCGAAGCACTTACACCAACTTTGAATGGTGTAGTAGTGAAAGAAGCAAGCACACATCCTAGTAACTTTAGAAACCAAAAGACGTTACATGATGTGCTTGTTCAATACAAGATACCTGGCATTTCAGGTGTGGATACACGTAGCATCACACGTAAAATTAGACAACACGGTGTTTTAAAAGCTGGGTTTACTGATAACCGAGATGACATTGATTCATTAATTAACACATTAAAAAGTACTGAATTACCTCGTGATGAAGTGGAAACAGTATCTACTAAAACACCTTATGTTTCAACAGGTTCAGACTTGAGTGTGGTCTTATTAGACTTTGGTAAAAAACAAAATATTGTTAGAGAATTAAATATGCGTGGCTGTAACGTAACTGTAGTACCATATAACACCACTGCTGAAGAAATATTAGCCATGTCACCAGATGGTGTCATGTTATCAAATGGTCCTGGTGATCCAGATGTTGTAGAGGTTGCAATAGAAATGATTAAAGGTATTTTAGGTAAAATTCCATTCTTTGGAATTTGCTTAGGACACCAATTATTTGCATTATCTCAAGGTGGAACATCATTTAAAATGAAATTCGGTCATCGTGGCGCTAATCACCCCGTAAAAGACTTACGTAGTGGGAAAGTAGATATTACAAGTCAAAACCATGGTTATGCTATCGATAAAAATTCATTGGTAAATACTGACTTAGAAGTAACTCATATTGCACTTAATGATGGTACTGTTGAAGGATTAAGACATAAAACCTTACCAGCATTCTCTGTACAATATCATCCTGAAGCAAGACCAGGTCCAAGTGACTCAAATTATTTATTCGATGAATTTATGACTATGATGAAAGAATTTAAAGAAAAGGAGCAAACAGCAAATGCCTAA
- a CDS encoding dihydroorotase has product MKLIKNAQILDNGELKQASILIDGQHIKEINNNIEVDENVEVIDAQGHFVAPGLIDVHVHLREPGGEHKETIKTGTKAAARGGFTTVCPMPNTRPVPDSVEHMDRLQQLIQDNAQVRVLPYASITVRQAGKEHVDFDALAKQGAFAFTDDGVGVQESAMMYEAMQQAAKVNKAVVAHCEDNSLIYGGAMHQGKRSEELGIPGIPNICEAVQIARDVLLAEAANCHYHVCHVSTKESVRAIRDAKAAGIHVTAEVTPHHLLLTEDDVPGDNAIFKMNPPLRSKEDRDALLEGLLDGTIDCIATDHAPHAKEEKAQPMTKAPFGIVGSETAFPLLYTHFVKNGDWSLQQLVDYLTIKPAQTFDLPYGKLEEGCFADLTIINLDEEREIKGEDFLSKADNTPFIGYKVYGNPILTMVEGEVKFKEDK; this is encoded by the coding sequence TTGAAATTAATTAAAAATGCTCAAATTTTAGATAACGGTGAACTTAAACAAGCATCCATTTTAATAGATGGTCAGCACATCAAAGAAATTAACAATAACATTGAAGTAGATGAAAATGTTGAAGTAATTGATGCACAAGGTCATTTTGTAGCACCAGGTTTAATCGATGTTCATGTTCATTTACGTGAGCCTGGTGGGGAACATAAGGAGACAATTAAAACAGGTACAAAAGCTGCAGCACGTGGAGGATTCACAACCGTATGTCCAATGCCTAATACACGTCCAGTACCAGACTCAGTTGAACATATGGATCGATTACAACAATTAATTCAAGATAATGCGCAAGTCCGTGTATTACCATATGCTTCAATAACTGTGCGTCAAGCTGGTAAAGAACATGTTGACTTTGATGCATTAGCAAAGCAAGGTGCGTTTGCTTTCACTGACGACGGCGTTGGTGTGCAGGAATCAGCAATGATGTATGAAGCAATGCAACAAGCTGCAAAGGTCAACAAAGCAGTTGTAGCACATTGTGAAGATAATAGTTTAATTTATGGCGGTGCTATGCACCAAGGTAAACGCAGTGAAGAACTTGGTATACCTGGTATTCCAAATATTTGTGAAGCGGTACAAATAGCGAGAGATGTATTATTAGCTGAAGCAGCTAACTGTCATTATCATGTATGTCACGTATCGACAAAAGAGAGTGTCAGAGCTATTCGTGATGCTAAAGCAGCAGGTATTCATGTGACGGCTGAAGTTACACCACATCATTTACTGTTAACTGAAGATGATGTTCCAGGGGATAACGCAATCTTTAAAATGAATCCTCCTTTAAGAAGTAAAGAAGATAGAGACGCATTATTAGAAGGATTATTAGATGGCACAATTGATTGTATCGCAACAGACCATGCACCACATGCTAAAGAAGAGAAAGCACAGCCAATGACTAAAGCGCCATTTGGCATAGTAGGAAGTGAAACAGCTTTCCCATTACTTTACACGCATTTTGTAAAAAATGGTGACTGGTCATTACAACAATTAGTTGACTACCTAACAATTAAACCAGCACAAACATTTGATTTACCTTATGGCAAATTGGAAGAAGGTTGCTTTGCTGACTTAACGATTATCAATTTAGATGAAGAACGTGAAATCAAAGGTGAAGATTTCTTATCTAAAGCAGACAACACACCATTCATTGGTTACAAAGTTTATGGTAATCCAATTTTAACAATGGTAGAAGGCGAAGTTAAATTTAAGGAGGATAAATAA